A single genomic interval of Primulina huaijiensis isolate GDHJ02 chromosome 7, ASM1229523v2, whole genome shotgun sequence harbors:
- the LOC140980878 gene encoding probable WRKY transcription factor 2 isoform X1 has product MGGFDDHAAIMEDWMFPMPSPRAFFPSLVSDNNAAKSYTEFVHDNGTVLAPEVQDVSRNTVEKNGLRACVMVEKGSNINVPAEAKMGSCGGLMERITARTGFNAPRLDTESIRPSESSQSTEVPSPCLAIPLGLSPTILLDSPVFLSNPLVLPSPTTGKFSFAPSVSVQNSSSMRDYHGKVKEKTFDDASSFAFISVAECSLFPDIKAVNEVIPSSLSPQPFPTVRDSLEILPLHHTIDPSKVYFNNDENSPSSNEPQEDDGDQLSSGDPNADGGPSGDDYNWRKYGQKNVKASDCPRSYYKCPHVNCPVKKKVVWSQEGHITEIIYKGAHNHPKPPPDRRQDILEATSSAPLSQEYSYGNSAFQVLNDTKFESGNDLDTTSTFLNEDDDEDDHATRISASLGYDGEGEESEAKRRRIETYAQEMSGSARAIREPRVVVQTTSDVDILDDGYRWRKYGQKVVKGNPNPRSYYKCTSPGCNVRKHVERACHDLKSVITTYEGKHNHDVPASRNSSHVNSVQVSTAASSHIQKPEPHQLQCSMACFERTPLGSFGLPGRPQLGSHPGYAFGINHQAGPASFGMAVSGTNQGKSSALPVHPFTGHQPLQMNNTDHMLPKEEPNQ; this is encoded by the exons ATGGGTGGATTTGATGATCATGCTGCTATAATGGAAGACTGGATGTTTCCGATGCCTAGTCCAAGAGCCTTTTTCCCATCACTGGTCTCTGATAACAATGCAGCAAAATCTTATACCGAGTTTGTTCACGATAATGGAACAGTTCTGGCACCTGAAGTACAAGATGTATCAAGAAATACTGTTGAAAAGAATGGATTGCGAGCTTGTGTAATGGTAGAAAAAGGAAGCAACATAAATGTGCCGGCTGAAGCCAAAATGGGCTCCTGTGGAGGTCTCATGGAGAGGATCACAGCTAGAACCGGTTTCAATGCTCCAAGGTTGGATACAGAGAGCATCAGGCCTTCTGAGAGTTCTCAGAGCACTGAAGTGCCATCGCCTTGTTTAGCTATCCCTCTTGGGCTTAGCCCAACAATTCTGCTGGATTCACCTGTTTTCCTCTCGAATCCTCTG GTATTGCCGTCCCCTACAACTGGAAAATTTTCGTTTGCGCCAAGTGTGAGTGTTCAGAATTCTTCATCGATGAGAGATTATCATGGGAAGGTCAAGGAGAAAACTTTTGATGATGCCTCATCATTTGCATTTATATCGGTTGCCGAATGTAGTTTATTCCCCGATATTAAGGCAGTGAATGAA GTGATTCCGTCTAGTCTTTCTCCACAACCATTTCCTACTGTTCGAGATTCTTTAGAAATCCTCCCATTGCATCACACTATTGATCCCTCCAAAGTTTACTTTAACAACGATG AGAATTCTCCATCTTCTAATGAACCACAGGAGGATGATGGAGATCAATTGAGCAGCGGAGATCCCAATGCTGATGGTGGCCCATCAGGGGATGATTATAATTGGAGAAAATATGGTCAGAAAAATGTGAAAGCAAGTGACTGTCCTCGGAGTTATTACAAGTGCCCTCATGTAAATTGCCCAGTTAAAAAGAAAGTGGTGTGGTCTCAAGAAGGCCATATTACAGAAATAATCTACAAGGGAGCACACAACCACCCAAAACCTCCACCAGATCGGAGGCAAGATATTCTCGAAGCTACATCCTCAGCACCATTGAGCCAAGAATACAGCTACGGAAACAGTGCTTTTCAGGTTCTAAATGACACCAAATTTGAGTCAGGGAACGATTTGGACACGACTTCCACCTTTCTAAATGAAGACGATGATGAAGATGATCATGCAACTCGCATAAGTGCGTCATTAGGTTATGATGGCGAAGGAGAAGAATCGGAAGCAAAGAGAAG GAGGATTGAAACTTATGCTCAAGAAATGAGTGGGTCTGCCAGAGCCATAAGGGAGCCTAGAGTTGTGGTTCAAACCACCAGCGATGTGGACATACTGGACGACGGATATAGGTGGCGCAAATATGGTCAGAAAGTCGTAAAAGGAAACCCAAACCCGAG GAGTTACTACAAGTGTACGAGTCCAGGCTGCAATGTGCGGAAGCATGTGGAGAGGGCTTGTCACGACCTCAAGTCTGTAATAACTACATACGAGGGGAAGCACAACCATGATGTCCCCGCATCTCGTAACAGCAGCCATGTTAACTCTGTGCAAGTCTCTACCGCTGCTTCAAGTCATATACAGAAACCGGAGCCTCATCAACTTCAATGCAGCATGGCCTGTTTCGAAAGGACTCCACTCGGTTCGTTTGGTCTCCCAGGCAGACCACAGCTCGGATCGCATCCTGGATATGCGTTTGGAATAAATCATCAAGCTGGGCCTGCCAGTTTTGGAATGGCTGTTTCAGGAACTAACCAAGGAAAGTCATCAGCACTGCCAGTCCATCCATTTACAGGACATCAGCCACTCCAGATGAACAATACGGACCATATGCTGCCCAAAGAAGAACCAAATCAATAG
- the LOC140980878 gene encoding probable WRKY transcription factor 2 isoform X2, whose product MGGFDDHAAIMEDWMFPMPSPRAFFPSLVSDNNAAKSYTEFVHDNGTVLAPEVQDVSRNTVEKNGLRACVMVEKGSNINVPAEAKMGSCGGLMERITARTGFNAPRLDTESIRPSESSQSTEVPSPCLAIPLGLSPTILLDSPVFLSNPLVLPSPTTGKFSFAPSVSVQNSSSMRDYHGKVIPSSLSPQPFPTVRDSLEILPLHHTIDPSKVYFNNDENSPSSNEPQEDDGDQLSSGDPNADGGPSGDDYNWRKYGQKNVKASDCPRSYYKCPHVNCPVKKKVVWSQEGHITEIIYKGAHNHPKPPPDRRQDILEATSSAPLSQEYSYGNSAFQVLNDTKFESGNDLDTTSTFLNEDDDEDDHATRISASLGYDGEGEESEAKRRRIETYAQEMSGSARAIREPRVVVQTTSDVDILDDGYRWRKYGQKVVKGNPNPRSYYKCTSPGCNVRKHVERACHDLKSVITTYEGKHNHDVPASRNSSHVNSVQVSTAASSHIQKPEPHQLQCSMACFERTPLGSFGLPGRPQLGSHPGYAFGINHQAGPASFGMAVSGTNQGKSSALPVHPFTGHQPLQMNNTDHMLPKEEPNQ is encoded by the exons ATGGGTGGATTTGATGATCATGCTGCTATAATGGAAGACTGGATGTTTCCGATGCCTAGTCCAAGAGCCTTTTTCCCATCACTGGTCTCTGATAACAATGCAGCAAAATCTTATACCGAGTTTGTTCACGATAATGGAACAGTTCTGGCACCTGAAGTACAAGATGTATCAAGAAATACTGTTGAAAAGAATGGATTGCGAGCTTGTGTAATGGTAGAAAAAGGAAGCAACATAAATGTGCCGGCTGAAGCCAAAATGGGCTCCTGTGGAGGTCTCATGGAGAGGATCACAGCTAGAACCGGTTTCAATGCTCCAAGGTTGGATACAGAGAGCATCAGGCCTTCTGAGAGTTCTCAGAGCACTGAAGTGCCATCGCCTTGTTTAGCTATCCCTCTTGGGCTTAGCCCAACAATTCTGCTGGATTCACCTGTTTTCCTCTCGAATCCTCTG GTATTGCCGTCCCCTACAACTGGAAAATTTTCGTTTGCGCCAAGTGTGAGTGTTCAGAATTCTTCATCGATGAGAGATTATCATGGGAAG GTGATTCCGTCTAGTCTTTCTCCACAACCATTTCCTACTGTTCGAGATTCTTTAGAAATCCTCCCATTGCATCACACTATTGATCCCTCCAAAGTTTACTTTAACAACGATG AGAATTCTCCATCTTCTAATGAACCACAGGAGGATGATGGAGATCAATTGAGCAGCGGAGATCCCAATGCTGATGGTGGCCCATCAGGGGATGATTATAATTGGAGAAAATATGGTCAGAAAAATGTGAAAGCAAGTGACTGTCCTCGGAGTTATTACAAGTGCCCTCATGTAAATTGCCCAGTTAAAAAGAAAGTGGTGTGGTCTCAAGAAGGCCATATTACAGAAATAATCTACAAGGGAGCACACAACCACCCAAAACCTCCACCAGATCGGAGGCAAGATATTCTCGAAGCTACATCCTCAGCACCATTGAGCCAAGAATACAGCTACGGAAACAGTGCTTTTCAGGTTCTAAATGACACCAAATTTGAGTCAGGGAACGATTTGGACACGACTTCCACCTTTCTAAATGAAGACGATGATGAAGATGATCATGCAACTCGCATAAGTGCGTCATTAGGTTATGATGGCGAAGGAGAAGAATCGGAAGCAAAGAGAAG GAGGATTGAAACTTATGCTCAAGAAATGAGTGGGTCTGCCAGAGCCATAAGGGAGCCTAGAGTTGTGGTTCAAACCACCAGCGATGTGGACATACTGGACGACGGATATAGGTGGCGCAAATATGGTCAGAAAGTCGTAAAAGGAAACCCAAACCCGAG GAGTTACTACAAGTGTACGAGTCCAGGCTGCAATGTGCGGAAGCATGTGGAGAGGGCTTGTCACGACCTCAAGTCTGTAATAACTACATACGAGGGGAAGCACAACCATGATGTCCCCGCATCTCGTAACAGCAGCCATGTTAACTCTGTGCAAGTCTCTACCGCTGCTTCAAGTCATATACAGAAACCGGAGCCTCATCAACTTCAATGCAGCATGGCCTGTTTCGAAAGGACTCCACTCGGTTCGTTTGGTCTCCCAGGCAGACCACAGCTCGGATCGCATCCTGGATATGCGTTTGGAATAAATCATCAAGCTGGGCCTGCCAGTTTTGGAATGGCTGTTTCAGGAACTAACCAAGGAAAGTCATCAGCACTGCCAGTCCATCCATTTACAGGACATCAGCCACTCCAGATGAACAATACGGACCATATGCTGCCCAAAGAAGAACCAAATCAATAG
- the LOC140981826 gene encoding scarecrow-like protein 18 — MLGSFGSSSHDEVEEPPPPPPNVYHHHRQIHEHRSLVSPPIHMRQLLISCAELVSRSDLTAAHRLISILSTKSTPFGDSTERLVHQFTKALSIRLSRHAAAANFFMIPSPVITSVPTIAGASSSTSNDEALVHSSYLSLNQVTPFVRFSQLTANQAMLESIQGQQAIHILDFDIMHGVQWPPLMQAVAERFPTPTLRITATGSDLEILRRTGDRLAKFAHSLGLRFKFHPLILLTNEDPISVTSSVLILPDEALAVNCMHYLHRLLKNRDSVRLFLHRIKAMNPIVFTVAEREANHNHPFFQQRFVEALDHYAAVFESLEATLPPNSRERQALEQIWFGKEITDIVAAEGENRRERHERFRSWEIMLRSSGFLNVPLSPFAVSQAKLLLRLHYPSEGYQLRSLNNSLFLGWQNQPLFSVSSWH; from the coding sequence ATGTTGGGTTCATTTGGTTCATCATCTCATGACGAGGTGGAGgagccgccgccgccgccgccaaaTGTCTACCACCACCATCGCCAGATTCATGAGCACCGGAGTTTGGTGTCGCCGCCAATCCATATGCGGCAGCTGCTCATAAGCTGCGCGGAGCTAGTTTCGCGGTCTGATCTCACCGCCGCTCACCGGCTAATCTCTATACTGTCAACAAAGTCCACCCCTTTTGGTGATTCTACGGAAAGGTTAGTACACCAGTTCACCAAAGCTCTTTCGATCCGTCTCAGCCGGCATGCCGCCGCTGCAAATTTCTTCATGATCCCTAGTCCTGTGATAACCTCTGTACCCACAATCGCCGGCGCAAGCAGCTCTACAAGTAACGATGAAGCCCTTGTGCATTCCTCGTACTTGTCGCTCAATCAAGTGACACCATTCGTTAGGTTTAGTCAGCTTACGGCCAATCAAGCGATGTTGGAATCAATCCAAGGCCAACAAGCGATCCACATACTGGATTTCGACATCATGCACGGCGTACAATGGCCGCCGTTGATGCAGGCGGTGGCTGAGCGCTTCCCGACGCCAACACTGCGGATAACCGCCACAGGGAGTGATCTCGAAATCCTACGCAGAACAGGCGATCGTCTCGCGAAATTCGCTCACTCTTTAGGCCTCAGATTTAAGTTTCATCCTCTTATCCTCCTCACAAATGAGGACCCCATTTCTGTTACTTCCTCAGTTCTCATCTTGCCAGACGAAGCTCTAGCAGTGAACTGCATGCACTATCTCCACCGCCTGCTAAAGAACCGCGATTCCGTCCGCCTCTTCCTTCACCGGATCAAAGCAATGAACCCCATAGTATTCACGGTGGCGGAGAGGGAAGCAAATCACAACCACCCCTTTTTTCAGCAAAGATTCGTGGAAGCACTAGACCATTATGCTGCGGTGTTCGAGTCTCTGGAAGCAACTCTGCCGCCAAACAGTCGAGAGAGGCAGGCGTTGGAGCAGATATGGTTTGGTAAAGAGATAACTGATATAGTGGCCGCCGAAGGAGAAAACAGGAGAGAAAGACACGAGAGATTCAGATCATGGGAGATAATGTTGCGAAGCTCTGGTTTCCTCAATGTTCCATTGAGCCCTTTTGCTGTTTCTCAAGCTAAACTTTTATTGCGGCTTCATTACCCTTCTGAAGGCTACCAACTTCGTAGTCTCAACAATTCCCTTTTCTTGGGATGGCAAAATCAACCCCTTTTCTCAGTTTCTTCTTGGCACTAA